Part of the Lolium rigidum isolate FL_2022 chromosome 6, APGP_CSIRO_Lrig_0.1, whole genome shotgun sequence genome, TGCCGTTGTCCCACACTCCAGTTCTCACCGTTGTCAACAACTAAATACGGAAATATATTAAAAAAATTGATTCAACAAAATAATTTTATGAGAATATTTTTGCATGTTAATGGACAACATTAAGCATCTTCAGTTAGTTTGTTCATGCAGGACAGTATGGAAAATCGAAGCAATGAACACTAAACTATAACTAGGGTACCTGATGCGTCAAGCTTTTCAGGTTTTGATGTCACGGCTTCTTTCAGCTGACACCGGTCCAAGGCCTAAACGTAAACAAGTTCAGGTTCTGATGATAGCAATATTTTTTGGAGACAACAAACTAAATTTAGTATTAATTGTTAAATACCTGCCAAATTTCAACATCTGAGTACTCCTGGAGCGGATCAATGTTGCTCCGGATGGTACCTTCAAAGAGTACTGGCTCTTGAGGGATGATACCGAACCGAGACCTCAGATCATGGAGTCCTAAGGTGCAGATGTCAACGCCGTCAATGATTATCTTCCCCTCTGAAGGTTCCACTATTCTGAACAGGGCCTGGATCAATGTTGATTTCCCACTGCCAGTTCTACCGACAACTCCAATCTTCTCTCCTCCGTGTATGCGTAGCGTGATGCCCTTCAGCACGAGTGGTGTGTTATGCCGGTACCTAACCTGCATATATACCATTGCACACATATTAAGATCTTGTTCAGATCATGTTTTTCTGTTTCAGGACAAGGTCACAGAATGCACCATGAAGAATTTACCTTGAGATCAATGACATCGATATCGCCTCTTGTCGGCCAGTTTGCAACAGGTAGGCAGTCTTTGATCCTCCATTCTGCCTCAGATGCTATGTTTGTAAATTGCTTTATCCTCTCGACCGAGACCATTTTGTTTTCGATGAAGCAACTCATCCATACGGCCCAGAACAACACTGAGTTGAGAGATAGACCATAGGAGAGCGAGAGACCAACAAATTCTGCATCATAAGCAGAGTCAGCTGACTGCAACTCTCCAACTCCCAGGAAGTAAGTCAAAATTATGACATCTGTTCTTTGACAAACTTATTTGGCATTGTTCAGTGCAAAAAGTCCATCACAATTTGGTCTGCTGAAGGTTTGTAGTTGGAAATTCTTGGAACATGTTATTTAGAAAAACAAATTGTGGAATCTTAACAACACCTTTCATCAGAGGTTACTCATAATGATCATTTGTTCATCATTTGTGCATTCTAACAACATGTCATTTGTGCATTCTAACACATGATTCCGGTTACTACAATGCATTCAGAGTACATACTTATGTAAAGTCGAGAACAGCGAGAGAAGAAGCTTTACCTGGCTTGACAATGCTTTTGGGAAGAGTGACCATGAGCAAGGCTGTGAAGCAGAGAACAAAGCTCCCGACCAGCTCTAGGCGGAACCCGAGCCACTCGTTGGCGCCATTGTTGTGGAAGTCCATCCTCAAGCTGGAATTGACCCGGTTGAGGTTCTCCTGGAAGAAGCTATCCCCCTTCCTGAAGCACCTGATGGTCATGACACCCTGAACCGTCTCTGAGAAGTGGTGGATCACCGGAGCCTTGGTGATGGACTCGAGGCGAGTCAGCTCCCTCGATGTTGCCAGGTAGTAGCCCTGCAATCCAAATAGGAAACTTACTAAGGTGTCGGTTAAAACAAAACGTATGTATGCACCAGGTTCATTGGCAGCGGTAGCTaataaacttacccggtaccacaTATTGAGAATGAGCAGAGGGATGATAGCGATGACCGAGGGCCACGCCACCTGGCATGTGACGATCAGCACGCTGATCACCGTGATGTACATGGACACGCTGAGCCAGACGAAGAACGGCAGGAACAGATCGACGTTCGTCTGATCTGACGAGGCCTGAAGATCGAGGAGAGTCGAAACCGTGTCAAAAAGACATTCAGGACATGGAAttaacatcatcatcatcgtgtCAAAGTAACAAGAAAGACATTGCGATTTGCTACGTGCGTACCCTGCTGAGGATCCTGCCGGATGGGGTGGTGTCGAAGAAGGACATGGGCGCGTGGAGGATGCTGTTCAGGATCTGCTTGAAGAAGGAATTGGCGGTCTGGAGGCCGATGAATGCCACGAGGAAAGACCGGCCCGACACGAGCACCACGGAGACCGCGGCCAGGATGGCATAAACATGGATGAAAAGCGACGGCTGGAATGTGGTGGCGTTCTCTGCAGAGGTCTCGTAGGCGAGCCAATAGTCGCTGGCCATTACGGAACCCTGCCACGCCAAGGACACGGCGATGACCAGCGCCACGCCCCACCACCCCCATGCCTCTGTCATGTACTGCTTGTACACGGCCAGGCTCACGTGCCCactcgcgcgctcctcctccttgatcagCCGGGCCGACGCCTTCTCCGCCTTGGCCGCCACCACAGACACGTCTCCGTTCGACGTGTTGCTGCCGTGGCCGTTGGCGGACGGCTGCCGGGAGACGGCCGGCGCATCTCCCTTCTCCGTCACTGGCGCCGCGCTCTCGACGAGCTCCATGGAGCTGTCGTGCGCCGCGACGAGCGCCGCGAAGTCTGAGCCGCGCTGGATGAGCTCGTCGTACTTGCCAGATTGGGCTATCGTGCCATCCCTCATGACCTGCAAGTACACACGCATACGTTTGAAGTCATTAGCAGGCAATGCCCAGCTACTGCTCGAATTTGCAGAGACCCTGGATGATACGACTTGTGCTTACATATATGATATCGGCGTTGTGCAAGAAATCGACTTGGTGAGTCACAAGTACCACAGTCTTGTTCTTCAGAGCACCTCTCACACATTCCTGCAGAAACAAAATTAAGCAAAACAGACTTCAGAGTTCAGATAATTAAAAAACATTCAGTTCAGTCTATCTAGCGAGTCAGCCACAACATGATGTACAGTAAGTACCTTGAAAATCTCACTGCCCGTATGCGCATCAACGGCACTGAACACGTCGTCGAGGAGGTAGATGTCACAGTCCTGGTAGACGGCGCGGGCGAGCTGGATGCGCTGCTTCTGCCCGCCACTGAGGTTGATCCCGCGCTCGCCGATCTCTGTCTGGTCGCCGAACTCCATCATCTCCATGTCCTTCTCCAGGCAGCACACCCTGATCACCTCCTTGTACCGCTCCCCGTCCATTGGCAGCCCAAACAGGATGTTCTCCTCGATAGTGCCGTTCTGGATCCATGCCGTCTGTGCAACATACGCCGTGGTGCCGCACACCTTCACCTGCAAACAGTTTCAGAACTGGTTCAGTATCTATGcatcattgcaacaaacatgagttttattctttggaaacatgatAATTAAAAATCGTTTAAACTATGTAGATCAAATTATTGGANNNNNNNNNNNNNNNNNNNNNNNNNNNNNNNNNNNNNNNNNNNNNNNNNNNNNNNNNNNNNNNNNNNNNNNNNNNNNNNNNNNNNNNNNNNNNNNNNNNNatgttgggtcttcgtttcgtcgaattcgagaatattgcccgaacaacctttgcggaaccaaaaacaacgagaaaacgacagctggcccttcggcatctcgttaataggttagttctggaaaatgcatagaaacattataaagtgcaagcaaaacatgtaagtattgtcataaaacaagcatggaacatcagaaattataggtacgttggagacgtatcacgctcctgcagaatgggacccacatgtcatcctctctaaaCGATAAATGTTGAGGCCGATGTTGCaagatgggtcccacatgtcgatcTCTGttcaataaatgtttcctttctcgGGTATATTTTTGACccttgatttctggctactttacaTTTTCTTTCGACCCCCTGCCGCCTTTGTTaatgttgaggacgctgctggcagatcggtcccacatgtcagtctcTCTGAACTATacatgtttcctttcttggatttatttttgacccctagtttcaggctatttgcctttttctttcgatctcctgccgcctttgaaatgttgaggacgctactagctcatgggtcccacatgttagcctctatgaacaataaaagtttcttttattcgatttactttttacccctaatttctggttattttacttttttttctttcgatcctctaccgcctttgaaacgttgatgatgctgctggctcatgggtcctacatgtcagcctctctgaacgataaacgtttcattttttagatttatttttgacccctaatttctgcctatttgcctttttctttcgatcccctgctgcctttgaaacattgaggccgctcctgcaaaatgggacccacatgtcatcctctctgaacgataaatgtTGAGGCCGCTGctcacatgtcagcctctctgtTCAATAAATGTTGCCTTTCtctgatttatttttgacccctgatttctagctactttgcattttctttcgatcccctgccgcctttgttaacgttgaggatgctgctggcagaTCGGTCCCACCTATCAGCCTCTCTGAACTATTAATGTTTTattttttggatttatttttgacccctaatttcttgcTACTTTTGTTTTTCTTCGGATCTCCtgctgcctttgaaacgttgaggatcttGCTggttcatgggtcccacatgtcatcatcTCTAAACGATAAACCTTTTATTTCTTGGATTTATTCACCCCTGATTTATGGATACTAGGttttttttctttggatcccctgcCGTTTTGTTAACATTGAGGACACTGCTGCAAAATCGGTCCCACATGTTATCCCCTCTGAAACGATAATGGTTTCCTTTCTTGTACTTTTTCCAATGCTAGttgatgggtccccgatgtcagcctctatTTACAAGAAATGTGTGATATCTCGATTATTTTTTAACCCGGGATATTGAGGATACTTGCCTTTTTTCGATCCCTTCCATTTGAAATTACCTTTTAAACTTTGCGGGACGTTGTTGTcttgtgggtcccacatgtcagcctcaatATACTATAAGAAAGGTGTGATACCTCGATTATTTTTTTTACCCCTGATATTGCAGGATACTTGCCTTTTTTATCTGTCACTCTGCTAATGGTTTCTCACATTTGGTATATATGcgatgttgtttggttatcgggtctgccttgcgagtcgtagtgcatgcttagTGCCATTTATATCTTGTTATTGTTATCGCTATCTTTTTGGGTTATCTtttggggaatcatgacacatggtttatggatatattaGTTGGAGGTATCATGGTTACTCTAGTTGTTAATAATTGTTAAGCGGAGATATCGATGGGTCGGCTATTTGTTTTATGAAGACTCacctgtgtttcctaaatatcttaggaccccgagttcttgttatctgttccgagagtgagcgctctaaccacatgtGGGTATGCCTATGGGTCACCCCTCgatcactgccggaatctacagttttgtccagtggccacagttAGTTTGTAATGTTTTTCGTTGGttattgcgtgcatgccagcatgTTACTTATTTATTTTGGAAAGCCCATGGTtgccttgtatcccttatttTCGGTATGCATGTATAGGTCGCGGAGCCTCtgtgaagtggtttatcgcccagTGTGTGctaaactgatacgtctccaacgtacctataatttctgatgttccatgcttgttttatgacaatacttacatgttttgcttgcactttataatgtttttatgcattttccggaactaacctattaacgagatgccgaagggccggttgctgttttctgttgtttttggttctagaaaggttgttcgggcaatattctcggaattcgacgaaacgaatacccaacatcttatttttcccggaaccttccagaaagtcagagggggaccagaggggtgccctgggggccccacacgtggtggcggcgcggcccaagggggggggcgcgcccccctagtgtgaggaggccctgtggcccctccgactccgactcttcacctatttaagccctggtgagacctaaatcttcgataccaattaacgaaactccagaaagactccaggggcgccgccaccatcgcgaaactccaattcgggggacataagtctctgttccggcaccctgccgggacggggaagtgcccccggaagccatctccatcaacgccaccgcctccatcatgctccgtgagtagttcccccatggactacgggttctaggctgtagctagttggtattctctcccccatgtacttcaatacaatgatctcatgagctgccttacatgattgagattcatctgatgtaatcggtgttgtgtttgttgggatccgatggattgttacattatgattagtctatctataaagtttgtgaagttattgttgatgcaatcttgttgtgtttaatgcttgtcactagggcccgagtggcatgatcttagatttaagctctatacttattgcttagattgtatctacaagttgtttgcacatattgtctgtccggaacccgaggccccaaagtgacagaaattgggacaaccggaggggaaggtctgtgatatgaggatcacatgttttcaccaagtgttaatgctttgctccggtgctctattaaaaggagtaccttaattgccgatagattccctagaggcccgagctgccaccggctggtaggacaaaagatgttatacaagtttctcattgcgagcacgtatgactatatatggaaaacatgcctacatgattaataatcttgatgttctgtcttaatgctatttcaatcctatcaatttcccaactgtaatttgttcacccaacacttgttattggagagttaccactagtgtagatagctgggaaccccgctccatctttcatcatcatatactcgttctatatgtcattggaagtagtatcaactattttctggtgccattgcctctgtgttactattaccgttgttgtgttactgttactactgctccatattactgctgctttcacatcacccctgttactagtgcttttccaggtgcagctgaattgacaactcagttgttaaggcttataagtattctttacctccccttgtgtcgaatcaataaatttgggttttacttccctcgaagactggtgcgatcccctatacttgtgggttatcaagactattttctggcgccgttgccggggaggcatagctctactcataagttcacctggggagtacactctacctctctttctgttttattttattttgttttgcttagtttacttttttctagtttatttctgcttagtttatttctgtctagtattattttgcttagtttctttttgtcttgttttattttccctatatacccgaaaatccataaaaatttgaaaaaacgaaaaattaaaaactgttgctatgggagaacctacaacctatttggagcttattgaattatataataactatagagaatcaagaacaggagaagttatgagtgctgtgatagaaaaattgaaaacaattgctaaaatcttgcttaaacgccatgatataaactgttgctctaaacaggatactaaacatcttaaatttcaatgtggctttagtgaggaatttttgattaagaactataattggaatagctatattcattttgggttcgaagaggtagaacaatttgtcatatttatgggagcctctgagatagaatcctttatggctaaaaattatgaaacttgtgttgtttgtaaggaccttaaagattatgtctcttctatccttaatttttgcatagaaagctacggtgataatccttatatcattgattataaagagagactcattaatgcacaagaatgcactcacaatttgcaggaaccagtggaagaagaaattgatgaactgaaagctcattggatgaaaaagaagaggagagtgatgaacaaaaggaggatgaatggattagctacccatgccaaccttctaatgagagtaactatttatctcttacactatttgattgtcctccatgcttatcaaaggaggttgaatgttatgttcctgtggattctcttgaaatattccctatgagtaaaacttgtgagaataattatgctactgttattcatgataatccatgccactttgataaattttataataatgctttgtttgtgcctgatgtcgaaatgcatggtactaaagagttttgcttggcaaatgtttatgataaatctctagatgatggtcctatgttgcttgagaatattaattgtactactaatgaaaatgggattggagagttctttactttatctatgagtcccatatcttttgagattgatcaatcatcttgttacattattgataaaagtgggtttgaaagttttaatcctattatttccgagcttgataaaaattatgtgtttgtgaatcatgaaaagcatgctgtatgtgatagttacgttgttgagtttgttcatgaagctactgaaaattattatgagagaggaaaatatggttgtagaaatttgcatggtactaaaacacctctctatatgcttaaaattttgaagttactcttgttttaccttcttatgcttgtcactttgttcttcatgaatttatttgtgtacaagattcctatgcataggaagtgggttagacttaaatgtgttttgaactttatttttgatgctctcttttgcttcaactcttatttcttgcgagtgcatcattaaaactgctgagcccatcttaatggctataaagaaagcacttcttgggagataacccatgtctttatttcgctactgttttgttgtgttttggaagttgttactactgtagcaacctctccttatctttattttattgcaatgttgtgccaagtgaagtctctaatagaaggttgatgctagatttggatttctgcgcagaaacggatttcttgctgtcacgaatctgggtatgattctctgtaggtaactcagaaaaatctgccaatttacgtgagtgatcctcagatatgtacgcaactttcattagttttgagttctctgatttgagcaacggaagtacctcttaaaaattcgtgtttactggctgttctgttttggcagattctgtctctgttttttgcattgtctcttgtggactttatgtgaggctttctagacgtggagagctgtagctaatgttttattgagtacttgcaatgtgtcactacagaaagtggattaaagttttttgagtactaacccctctaatgaagtttatgagaagtttggtgtgaaggaagttttcaagggtcaagagaggaggatgatatatgatcaagaagagtgaaaagtctaagcttggggatgcccccgtggttcatccctgcatatttcaagaatactcaagcgtctaagcttggggatgcccaaggcatccccttcttcatcaacttatcaggtttcttctattgaaactatatttttattcggtcacatcttatgtgctttacttggagcgtctgtgtgtttttatttttgtttatgtttgaataaattcggatcctagcaatccttgtgtgggagagagacacgctccgctttttcatatgaacacttgtgtttttcgttttacttttaatgttcaatgacaaaagttggaaactattgcacttattgttatttggttggaaacagaaaatgcatcatattgtcttggataatttgatacttggcaattgttttgagctctcaaagtagatcatgattaagctcttgcatcatgtagtttaaacctattagtggagaaataccgtagagcttgttgaaattggtttacatgattggtctctctaaggtctagatattttctggtaaaagtgtttgagcaacaaggaagacaagtgtagagttttataatgcttgcaatatgttcttatgtaagttttgttgtaccggttcatacttgtgtttgcttcaaacaaccttgctagccaaagccttgtaccgagaggaaatgcttctcgtgcatccaaaaccttgagccaaaacctatgccatttgtgtccaccataactacctactatgtggtatttcctgccattccaagtaaatacttcatgtgctacctttaaaccttcaaaatgcttctcaatttgtgttgatgttttatagctcatgaggaagtatgtggtgtttatctttcaatcttgtcatttactcctgatagactttcataatggactagtggcacatccgcttatccaataattttgcaaaaagagctggcaatggggttcccagccccaattaatcaaccttcattaataattctcttcacatgttttgccctgattcatcagtaagcaacttaattttgcaaatagacactccttcatggtatgtgaatgttggaaggcacccgaggattcggttagccatggcttgtgaaagcaaaaggttgggaggagtgtcaaccataaataaaactaaagtacatgtgttaacaaaagagaagagggatgatctaccttgctggtagagataacgtccttcatgggagccgctcttggaagtctagttgatgaggtagttagagtgcccactaccattcgttgacaacaacaaacacctctcaaaactttacttttatactctctatatgatttcaaaacttaaaaagctctagcacatgatttaatccttgcttccctctgcgaagggccattcttttactttatgttgagtcggtttacctacttccttccatcttagaagcaaacacttgtgtcaactgtgcattgattcttacatacttgcttatttgcattcatcatattactctgtattgacaattatccatgagatatacatgttgaaagttgaaagcatttgctgaaacttaaatcttcctctgtgttgcttcaatgcttttactttgaatttattgctttatgagttaactcttatgcgagacttttgatgcttgtcttgaaagtactattcatgaaaagttttgctatatgttatctatttgttagcaactatagatcattgccttgagtcactgcattcatctcatatgctttataatagtatgatcaaggttatgtaagtagcatgtcactacagaaattattcattttatcgtttacctacttgagggcgagcagaactaagcttggggatgcttgatacgtttccaacgtacctataatttctgattttccatgcttgttttatgac contains:
- the LOC124658917 gene encoding ABC transporter C family member 4-like, with the protein product MDGERYKEVIRVCCLEKDMEMMEFGDQTEIGERGINLSGGQKQRIQLARAVYQDCDIYLLDDVFSAVDAHTGSEIFKECVRGALKNKTVVLVTHQVDFLHNADIIYVMRDGTIAQSGKYDELIQRGSDFAALVAAHDSSMELVESAAPVTEKGDAPAVSRQPSANGHGSNTSNGDVSVVAAKAEKASARLIKEEERASGHVSLAVYKQYMTEAWGWWGVALVIAVSLAWQGSVMASDYWLAYETSAENATTFQPSLFIHVYAILAAVSVVLVSGRSFLVAFIGLQTANSFFKQILNSILHAPMSFFDTTPSGRILSRASSDQTNVDLFLPFFVWLSVSMYITVISVLIVTCQVAWPSVIAIIPLLILNMWYRGYYLATSRELTRLESITKAPVIHHFSETVQGVMTIRCFRKGDSFFQENLNRVNSSLRMDFHNNGANEWLGFRLELVGSFVLCFTALLMVTLPKSIVKPEFVGLSLSYGLSLNSVLFWAVWMSCFIENKMVSVERIKQFTNIASEAEWRIKDCLPVANWPTRGDIDVIDLKVRYRHNTPLVLKGITLRIHGGEKIGVVGRTGSGKSTLIQALFRIVEPSEGKIIIDGVDICTLGLHDLRSRFGIIPQEPVLFEGTIRSNIDPLQEYSDVEIWQALDRCQLKEAVTSKPEKLDASVVDNGENWSVGQRQLLCLGRVMLKHSKILFMDEATASVDSQTDAVIQRIIREDFAECTIISIAHRIPTVMDCDRVLVIDAGLAKEFDRPAALIERPSLFGALVQEYANRSSDV